One segment of Eretmochelys imbricata isolate rEreImb1 chromosome 5, rEreImb1.hap1, whole genome shotgun sequence DNA contains the following:
- the LOC144265377 gene encoding LOW QUALITY PROTEIN: histone H3.3C-like (The sequence of the model RefSeq protein was modified relative to this genomic sequence to represent the inferred CDS: inserted 2 bases in 1 codon) codes for MRPYQECFHQLKRGMRLARTKQTACKSTSSKTPCKQLATKAALKSAPTTCGVKKPYCYCPSTMVLREIXTKLLICKLPFQRLVWEVAQDFMTDLRFQSSAVMALRETSKAYLVGLFEDTNLCTIYAKRVTIMPKDIQLVRHICGERA; via the exons ATGCGTCcttaccaggagtgcttccaccaactgaagaggggca TGAGGCTGGCCCGTACCAAGCAGACCGCTTGTAAATCTACCAGCAGCAAAACGCCCTGCAAGCAGCTCGCCACTAAGGCTGCCCTGAAAAGTGCCCCCACCACATGTGGGGTGAAGAAGCCCTATTGCTACTGCCCCAGCACCATGGTCCTGCGGGAAAT CACCAAGCTGCTGATCTGCAAGCTGCCCTTCCAGCGCCTGGTATGGGAGGTTGCCCAGGACTTCATGACTGATCTGCGCTTCCAGAGCTCAGCCGTCATGGCCCTGCGGGAGACGAGCAAGGCCTATCTGGTGGGGCTCTTCGAGGACACCAACCTGTGCACCATCTATGCCAAAAGAGTCACCATCATGCCCAAGGACATCCAGCTGGTGCGCCACATCTGCGGGGAGAGAGCCTAG